The following are encoded together in the Marmota flaviventris isolate mMarFla1 chromosome 18, mMarFla1.hap1, whole genome shotgun sequence genome:
- the Cmtm2 gene encoding CKLF-like MARVEL transmembrane domain-containing protein 2 has translation MADKAKKQEPVDEVGTRTGFTRYKWELKSSNKEFWRSGHAVVKLISVICLFLALAYFNAATAHPALTLIITLEVFIFFFFIIIYTFAIQRYLVFILWPVSDLLNDLCCFGFLMGGIFFAIHSRETMPVEYVVGVALMGVAALFSFIDLCLQRKHFGKKGPPAAPPPAS, from the exons ATGGCTGATAAAGCCAAGAAGCAAGAGCCCGTGGATGAAGTGGGCACAAGGACCGGATTTACCCGCTACAAATGGGAATTGAAAAGCAGCAACAAAGAGTTCTGGCGCTCAGGGCACGCAGTGGTCAAGTTAATAAGTGTG ATCTGCCTGTTCTTAGCACTGGCATACTTCAACGCAGCCACGGCGCACCCTGCCTTGACTCTCATCATCACCTTGGAGgtgttcatctttttcttcttcattatcaTATACACCTTTGCCATCCAAAGATACCTGGTTTTCATCTTGTGGCCAGTTTCT GACCTCCTCAACGACCTGTGCTGCTTCGGGTTCCTCATGGGCGGCATATTCTTTGCTATACACAGTCGAGAAACAATGCCAGTGGAGTACGTCGTTGGTGTG GCCCTCATGGGTGTGGCAGCACTGTTTTCTTTTATCGATTTATGTCTTCAAAGAAAACACTTTGGCAAGAAGGGCCCTCCAGCTGCTCCTCCACCAGCGTCATGA